One stretch of Filifactor alocis ATCC 35896 DNA includes these proteins:
- the thrC gene encoding threonine synthase has product MAWNGLIDAYRNYLPVTEKTPRCTLLEGNTPLIRSENLSKELDLELYFKYDGLNPTGSFKDRGMVMAVAKAVEEGSKTIMCASTGNTSASAAAYAARCGLDCVVLIPDGNIAMGKLAQALIYGAKVIAIDGNFDNALDIVKEITNEYPITLVNSLNPYRIEGQKTGAYEVSDVLGDAPDYLAIPVGNAGNITAYWKGFKDYYEQKKNKQLPTLLGFQAEGASPIVHNRVFEEPKTVATAIQIGNPASWTKATAALEESKGRIDSVTDEEILQAQKWLASKEGIFAEPASAASLAGVIKQHKQGLLEKGARVVCVLTGNGLKDPNAALSQIVNPQKIRAEKQAVLDVIYGK; this is encoded by the coding sequence ATGGCTTGGAACGGATTGATTGATGCATATAGAAATTATTTACCGGTAACGGAAAAGACACCTCGTTGTACTTTGCTTGAGGGGAATACACCGCTGATTCGAAGTGAGAATTTGTCAAAAGAGTTGGACTTGGAACTATATTTTAAGTATGACGGATTGAATCCGACCGGCTCTTTTAAGGACAGAGGAATGGTAATGGCTGTTGCGAAGGCAGTGGAAGAAGGCTCAAAGACGATTATGTGTGCTTCTACCGGAAATACTTCGGCATCTGCGGCTGCCTATGCTGCACGATGTGGATTGGACTGTGTTGTATTGATTCCGGACGGTAATATCGCAATGGGAAAATTAGCACAAGCATTGATTTATGGAGCAAAGGTAATTGCAATAGACGGAAATTTTGACAATGCGTTGGATATTGTAAAAGAAATTACAAATGAATATCCGATTACTTTGGTAAACTCATTGAATCCTTATCGAATCGAAGGACAAAAGACAGGAGCATACGAAGTATCTGACGTGTTGGGAGATGCACCGGATTATTTGGCGATTCCGGTTGGTAATGCAGGAAATATCACTGCATATTGGAAGGGATTCAAAGATTATTATGAACAAAAGAAAAACAAACAGCTTCCTACATTATTAGGATTCCAAGCAGAGGGAGCTTCTCCGATTGTTCATAATCGTGTATTTGAAGAGCCTAAGACAGTTGCAACCGCAATCCAAATTGGAAATCCTGCAAGTTGGACTAAGGCGACTGCCGCATTGGAAGAGTCGAAGGGAAGAATTGACAGTGTAACAGATGAAGAAATTTTGCAAGCGCAAAAATGGTTGGCATCGAAAGAAGGAATTTTTGCGGAACCGGCTTCCGCAGCATCTTTGGCAGGAGTTATCAAGCAACATAAACAAGGTTTGCTTGAAAAAGGAGCAAGAGTGGTTTGTGTGTTGACAGGAAACGGGCTGAAGGATCCGAATGCCGCGTTGTCTCAAATCGTGAATCCACAAAAAATACGTGCGGAAAAACAAGCTGTGTTAGATGTCATTTATGGGAAATAG
- the thrB gene encoding homoserine kinase, giving the protein MSIQVKVAATTANLGPGFDTLGMALSLYNEVSLERSDSGLQIEIEGFGKGEIPHNDENLIWKAMEKVFEKQGVADKNFHLKMKNEIPLSRGLGSSASTIVAGLLLANEVCNRPYGLDELLILATEMEGHPDNVAPALLGGIVVSAMDRGEVLYQCIEPNEDWSTVVYIPNKPLATKRAREVLPTSYSKQDAVFNVSRASMLTLALMRGDLDLVGRMMEDRLHQPYRLPLIEGYDKIFDAAKQGGAKGVALSGAGSTLIAFCERKWEQEVLDRMEDAVCSNSLDGVCKILHPLQQNSYFE; this is encoded by the coding sequence ATGAGCATACAGGTAAAAGTAGCAGCAACAACAGCAAATTTAGGGCCGGGCTTTGATACGCTCGGAATGGCGTTGTCTCTCTACAATGAAGTTTCTTTGGAACGAAGTGATTCAGGATTGCAGATTGAGATAGAAGGTTTTGGAAAAGGAGAAATTCCGCATAATGATGAAAATTTGATCTGGAAGGCAATGGAAAAAGTTTTTGAAAAACAGGGAGTTGCAGATAAGAATTTTCATCTAAAAATGAAGAATGAAATCCCGTTATCCAGAGGTCTTGGAAGCAGCGCTTCAACAATTGTAGCAGGATTGCTGTTGGCAAATGAAGTGTGCAACAGACCTTATGGATTAGATGAGTTGCTTATTTTGGCAACGGAAATGGAAGGGCATCCGGACAATGTTGCACCGGCATTGCTTGGAGGAATTGTTGTCAGTGCGATGGATAGAGGAGAAGTGCTCTATCAGTGTATTGAGCCGAACGAAGATTGGAGTACAGTCGTATATATTCCAAACAAGCCTTTGGCGACGAAGAGAGCAAGGGAAGTGTTGCCAACAAGTTATTCCAAACAAGATGCCGTATTCAATGTATCAAGAGCATCGATGTTGACACTCGCGCTGATGAGGGGTGACTTGGATTTGGTGGGAAGAATGATGGAAGACAGACTTCATCAACCATATCGATTACCTTTAATTGAAGGATATGATAAGATTTTTGATGCAGCGAAGCAAGGCGGTGCAAAAGGTGTTGCTTTGAGTGGCGCCGGTTCGACTTTGATTGCATTTTGTGAACGAAAATGGGAACAAGAGGTTCTTGATAGAATGGAAGATGCAGTTTGTTCCAATTCTTTGGACGGAGTTTGTAAGATTCTTCATCCGTTACAACAAAATAGTTATTTTGAGTAG
- the tuf gene encoding elongation factor Tu, which produces MGKAKFERSKPHVNIGTIGHVDHGKTTLTAAITRTLHEKYQLGEAVAFDNIDKAPEERERGITISTSHVEYETPNRHYAHVDCPGHADYVKNMITGAAQMDGAILVVSAADGPMPQTREHILLSRQVGVPYIVVFLNKCDMVDDEELLELVEMEVRDLLNEYEFPGDDTPIVRGSALKALEDPNSKWGDAIVELFEQIDSYIPEPERETDKPFLMPIEDIFSISGRGTVSTGRVERGVLHVSEEVEIVGLADEPRKVVVTGIEMFRKLLDEAQAGDNIGVLLRGVARDEIERGQVLAKPGTIHPHTKFTANVYVLKKEEGGRHTPFFKGYRPQFYFRTTDVTGDITLPDGVEMVMPGDNITMTVELITKIAIEEGLRFAIREGGRTVGAGVVGKILE; this is translated from the coding sequence ATGGGAAAAGCAAAATTTGAAAGAAGTAAACCACACGTAAACATAGGAACAATCGGCCACGTAGACCACGGTAAAACAACATTGACAGCAGCAATCACAAGAACATTGCACGAAAAATACCAATTGGGAGAAGCAGTAGCATTCGATAACATCGATAAAGCACCGGAAGAAAGAGAAAGAGGAATCACAATCTCAACATCCCACGTAGAATACGAAACACCAAACAGACACTACGCACACGTAGACTGCCCGGGCCACGCCGACTATGTAAAAAACATGATAACAGGAGCAGCACAAATGGACGGAGCAATCTTAGTAGTAAGTGCAGCAGACGGTCCAATGCCACAAACAAGAGAACACATCCTATTGTCAAGACAAGTAGGAGTACCATACATCGTAGTATTCCTAAACAAATGCGACATGGTAGATGACGAAGAATTATTAGAATTAGTAGAAATGGAAGTAAGAGACCTACTAAACGAATATGAATTCCCCGGAGACGACACACCAATCGTAAGAGGAAGTGCATTAAAAGCCTTAGAAGATCCAAACAGCAAATGGGGAGATGCAATCGTAGAACTATTCGAACAAATCGACAGCTACATTCCGGAACCTGAAAGAGAAACAGACAAACCGTTCCTAATGCCAATTGAAGACATCTTCAGTATCTCAGGAAGAGGAACAGTATCAACAGGAAGAGTAGAAAGAGGAGTACTACACGTATCCGAAGAAGTAGAAATCGTAGGATTAGCAGACGAACCGAGAAAAGTAGTAGTAACAGGAATCGAAATGTTCCGTAAACTGTTAGATGAAGCACAAGCAGGAGACAACATCGGAGTATTGTTAAGAGGAGTAGCAAGAGACGAAATCGAAAGAGGACAAGTACTTGCAAAACCCGGAACAATCCACCCGCATACAAAATTCACAGCAAACGTATACGTATTGAAAAAAGAAGAAGGAGGAAGACATACTCCATTCTTCAAAGGATACAGACCACAATTCTATTTCAGAACAACAGACGTAACAGGAGACATCACATTACCTGACGGAGTAGAAATGGTAATGCCAGGAGACAACATCACAATGACAGTAGAACTAATCACAAAAATCGCAATCGAAGAAGGATTGAGATTTGCGATTCGTGAAGGTGGAAGAACAGTAGGAGCGGGAGTAGTAGGAAAAATTCTTGAATAA
- a CDS encoding MurR/RpiR family transcriptional regulator, which produces MQKVGNGNNLIEYIETIFSDLSKGHKILAKYIISNYDKAAFMTAESLAKATGVSQATVVRFANRLGYESYTYFQKDLQELLKKRITIVQRAEMANKFEKGSILKQVLHADAENIKSTLEELDEERFNHVVDMIFHSRKTYIVGLRSSGIVSDYLGYYLNFLIDNVEIVRYGINDVFEQILKVKEDDVVIGISFPRYSKRTYELMKYAQEQGANTIAITDSNFSPIAECSKEVLIAKSNLASFVDSLVAPLSMANALIIAVSMKKREETQAHFSKLEKIWSKYDIY; this is translated from the coding sequence ATGCAAAAGGTTGGAAACGGCAATAATTTGATAGAGTATATCGAAACAATTTTTTCCGATTTGTCAAAGGGGCATAAGATTTTGGCAAAGTATATCATTTCAAATTATGATAAGGCGGCTTTTATGACTGCGGAAAGTTTAGCAAAGGCGACAGGAGTCAGTCAAGCGACAGTGGTTCGTTTTGCGAATCGCTTGGGATATGAAAGTTACACTTATTTTCAAAAAGATTTGCAGGAATTGTTGAAAAAGCGAATTACGATTGTGCAACGCGCAGAAATGGCAAATAAGTTTGAAAAGGGAAGCATTTTGAAACAAGTGCTACATGCAGATGCCGAAAATATCAAAAGTACGCTTGAAGAATTGGATGAAGAACGATTTAATCATGTTGTAGATATGATTTTTCATTCACGAAAGACCTATATTGTCGGCTTGAGAAGTTCGGGTATCGTATCGGACTATCTGGGGTATTATTTGAATTTTTTGATAGACAATGTAGAGATTGTGCGATATGGAATCAATGATGTTTTTGAGCAGATTTTGAAGGTGAAAGAAGATGATGTTGTCATCGGAATCAGCTTTCCGAGATATTCCAAACGAACTTATGAATTGATGAAGTATGCACAAGAACAAGGAGCCAACACCATTGCGATTACAGACAGTAATTTTTCGCCGATTGCAGAGTGTTCTAAGGAAGTTTTGATTGCCAAGAGCAATTTGGCATCTTTTGTAGACTCCCTGGTTGCACCGCTCAGTATGGCAAACGCGCTGATTATTGCAGTCAGTATGAAAAAGCGCGAAGAGACACAGGCTCATTTCTCAAAGTTGGAAAAAATTTGGAGCAAGTACGATATTTATTAG
- a CDS encoding pseudouridine synthase, whose product MRINQYIAHCGISSRRKADQLIEEGRVFVNGKKVTSPGMQVEEGNDMVKVDGKIISSEVNKVYYMLNKPLRYISAVSDDRGRNTVLELFRTKERIYPVGRLDYLSTGLLLLTNDGELANRLIHPRYHLEKTYFVQVKGDAPENLKERFQKGMFLDGYKTKPAELEFLGKRDGIIKYKVTLREGRNRQIRKMFEAARLKVVSLKRISMGDLYIGNLKEGEYRALTSKEVQYLKKVTGLKENKE is encoded by the coding sequence ATGAGGATAAATCAATATATTGCACACTGCGGAATTTCGTCGAGAAGAAAAGCGGATCAACTGATAGAGGAAGGTCGAGTGTTTGTGAACGGGAAGAAGGTTACAAGTCCCGGAATGCAGGTAGAAGAAGGGAATGATATGGTTAAGGTAGACGGGAAAATTATTTCGTCAGAAGTCAATAAAGTCTACTACATGTTGAACAAACCGCTTCGATATATCAGCGCGGTATCGGATGACAGAGGAAGAAATACAGTTTTGGAATTGTTTCGAACGAAAGAAAGAATCTATCCTGTGGGGAGATTGGATTATCTGTCTACCGGCTTGCTCCTTTTGACCAATGATGGAGAGCTTGCAAATCGTTTGATTCATCCAAGATATCACTTAGAAAAAACTTATTTTGTGCAAGTGAAAGGAGATGCTCCTGAGAACTTGAAAGAACGATTCCAAAAAGGAATGTTTTTGGACGGATACAAGACAAAACCGGCGGAGTTGGAGTTTTTGGGCAAACGAGACGGAATCATCAAATATAAGGTGACTTTGCGTGAGGGAAGAAACAGACAAATCAGAAAGATGTTTGAAGCGGCTCGGTTGAAAGTGGTTTCCTTGAAACGAATTTCGATGGGGGATTTGTATATCGGGAACTTGAAAGAAGGAGAGTACAGAGCTTTGACAAGCAAGGAAGTGCAGTACCTCAAGAAAGTAACCGGACTGAAAGAAAATAAAGAGTGA
- a CDS encoding N-acetylmuramoyl-L-alanine amidase encodes MKLIKPNIIFRNSLRPLPKQNVKYIVIHHAEASKATWQDIHRWHQERGWAGAGYHEYITKTGEVYLLRGSETAEQCKEGVHVKGHNRESYGICLEGNYNGEQRIPYAQMEALFLRIAEKKKIYPKAKIRLHKQLSSTDCPGKFFPLVLDERK; translated from the coding sequence ATGAAACTGATCAAACCGAATATTATATTTCGAAACAGTTTAAGACCTTTGCCGAAACAAAATGTTAAATATATTGTGATTCATCATGCTGAAGCAAGCAAAGCAACTTGGCAAGATATTCATCGTTGGCATCAAGAACGAGGTTGGGCAGGTGCGGGATACCACGAATATATCACCAAAACAGGAGAAGTATATCTTTTAAGAGGAAGCGAAACGGCAGAGCAGTGTAAGGAAGGAGTTCATGTCAAAGGGCATAATCGTGAGAGTTACGGAATTTGCCTGGAAGGTAACTACAACGGAGAACAACGAATCCCGTATGCACAGATGGAAGCACTGTTTCTTCGGATTGCCGAAAAGAAAAAGATATATCCAAAAGCAAAAATCAGACTACACAAACAGCTGAGCAGCACAGATTGTCCCGGAAAGTTTTTCCCTCTTGTATTAGACGAAAGAAAATAA
- a CDS encoding DUF1659 domain-containing protein, with product MAKVMNQTSAVRMVYELPGATPGKTVRKSKTFANIKITLSDDVILAFGQKVLKLQAYSGKIQKQDAKELTNE from the coding sequence ATGGCAAAAGTAATGAACCAAACAAGCGCTGTTCGTATGGTATACGAACTTCCGGGAGCGACTCCCGGAAAAACTGTCCGTAAAAGCAAAACATTTGCAAATATCAAAATAACTTTGTCTGATGATGTTATTCTTGCATTTGGACAAAAAGTATTGAAATTGCAAGCTTATTCCGGAAAAATTCAAAAACAGGATGCCAAAGAATTGACGAATGAATAA
- a CDS encoding aspartate kinase — MGVIVQKYGGSSLATTERIRNVARRIIETKKKGNQVVAIVSAMGDSTDDLIALAKEISDRPPKREMDMLLSTGEQVSISLLAMAIESMGEDVISLTGQQAGIRTDDMYSKARIVNIVSTRLEQEIKDKSIVIVAGFQGINANDDITTLGRGGSDTTAVAIAAAVKAKVCEIYTDVDGVYAGDPRIIKGVKKLDVISYDEMLELATLGAAVLHPRSVEVAKIHGVTIHVRSSFTDTTGTLVQEVGDMEKEIIVTGIAHDMDVVKMAIFGVPDEPGVAYLIFDELAKAHINVQMIVQSAEKKGVNDIAFTVPKSDKEEALEIITRFKEKVGANAVIMKDGLARLSIVGAGMITNPTAAARMFMVLSKAGINLEMISTSDIKVSVIIDAKRCVEAAEIVAKEFDLVEEN, encoded by the coding sequence ATGGGAGTTATTGTGCAAAAATACGGTGGTTCTTCTCTTGCTACAACAGAGCGAATTCGTAATGTGGCACGAAGAATTATCGAAACAAAAAAGAAAGGGAATCAAGTAGTAGCGATTGTGTCTGCAATGGGAGACAGTACGGACGATTTGATTGCTCTTGCAAAAGAAATTTCTGACAGACCACCTAAGAGAGAAATGGATATGCTTCTTTCAACAGGCGAGCAGGTGTCTATTTCACTGTTGGCAATGGCGATTGAGTCAATGGGAGAAGATGTGATTTCTTTGACAGGTCAGCAAGCAGGAATTCGAACGGATGATATGTACAGTAAGGCAAGAATTGTCAATATTGTATCGACACGTTTGGAGCAGGAAATCAAGGATAAAAGTATTGTGATTGTAGCAGGATTTCAGGGAATCAATGCGAATGATGATATCACCACTCTGGGAAGAGGCGGTTCTGATACGACAGCAGTTGCGATTGCAGCGGCTGTGAAAGCGAAGGTATGTGAAATCTATACCGATGTAGACGGTGTCTATGCGGGAGATCCTCGTATTATCAAAGGAGTCAAGAAGTTGGATGTGATTTCTTATGATGAGATGTTGGAACTTGCAACACTTGGAGCGGCGGTATTGCATCCTCGTTCTGTGGAAGTTGCAAAGATTCATGGAGTAACAATACATGTGCGTTCCAGTTTTACCGATACAACAGGAACGCTGGTTCAGGAGGTAGGAGATATGGAAAAAGAAATTATTGTGACAGGAATTGCACATGATATGGATGTTGTAAAGATGGCGATTTTCGGTGTTCCGGATGAACCGGGTGTTGCATACCTGATTTTTGATGAGTTGGCAAAGGCACATATTAATGTACAGATGATTGTGCAAAGTGCTGAGAAAAAAGGCGTGAATGATATTGCGTTCACCGTTCCGAAGAGTGATAAAGAAGAAGCGCTTGAAATTATTACACGATTCAAAGAAAAAGTCGGAGCAAATGCTGTTATTATGAAAGACGGACTTGCAAGATTGAGCATTGTCGGCGCCGGAATGATTACCAATCCGACAGCAGCAGCTCGTATGTTCATGGTTCTGTCCAAAGCGGGTATCAACTTGGAGATGATCAGTACTTCCGACATTAAGGTATCAGTGATTATTGATGCGAAACGTTGTGTGGAAGCTGCCGAAATTGTAGCGAAAGAGTTTGATTTGGTAGAAGAAAATTAA
- a CDS encoding sigma-70 RNA polymerase sigma factor region 4 domain-containing protein — translation MNDATEVTNWIVQYQATELSDDTEEKNQKREEEKKELLTKILNALKPMLLARCSYYFGYTTEDLIQMGYARMIELLDEYDPSRTEVPVLGYLNRMIACYYFSLNRKMRKDRERLLSFEQETLESVLVAEDAPKYEYDWKKILSVLNEKEYRIVTEHILKKKTLKTLSHRMHISYPYAKKLKSSALKKLRCQLQSVACV, via the coding sequence ATGAACGATGCAACAGAGGTAACCAATTGGATTGTTCAGTATCAAGCGACAGAACTCTCCGACGATACAGAAGAAAAAAATCAAAAAAGAGAAGAGGAAAAAAAGGAGTTGTTAACAAAAATCTTGAATGCATTAAAACCGATGCTTTTAGCACGATGTTCTTATTATTTTGGATATACAACCGAGGATTTGATTCAAATGGGGTATGCTCGTATGATTGAACTGCTGGATGAATACGACCCTTCCCGCACAGAGGTTCCCGTGCTTGGATATCTCAATCGTATGATTGCCTGTTACTATTTTTCGCTGAATCGCAAGATGAGAAAAGACCGGGAACGATTGCTTTCATTCGAACAAGAAACATTGGAATCAGTGTTGGTTGCAGAGGATGCCCCGAAATATGAATATGACTGGAAAAAGATTCTTTCCGTTTTAAATGAGAAAGAATACAGAATCGTTACAGAGCATATTTTGAAAAAGAAAACATTGAAAACTTTGTCTCACAGAATGCATATCTCATATCCTTATGCCAAAAAACTGAAATCATCGGCACTCAAAAAACTGCGATGTCAATTACAATCCGTCGCTTGTGTGTGA
- a CDS encoding peroxiredoxin, with protein sequence MANRMVGNKAPDFKMLAVSGDASEIKEVSLADYKGKWLVLFFYPRDFTFVCPTEIRAMSEKCHEFQKIGAEILGVSTDSEFSHKSWITADEEKGGIGYLQFPLAADTTHEVSKDYGVFIEETGAALRGLFIINPEGELKYQVVHDLNVGRSVNETLRVLQALQAGGMCPMDWEPGDDML encoded by the coding sequence ATGGCAAACAGAATGGTAGGAAACAAAGCACCGGATTTTAAAATGTTGGCGGTATCAGGAGATGCATCAGAAATCAAAGAGGTATCATTAGCAGATTACAAAGGTAAATGGTTGGTATTATTCTTCTATCCGAGAGATTTTACATTTGTATGTCCGACCGAGATTCGTGCTATGAGTGAAAAATGTCACGAATTCCAAAAAATCGGAGCAGAAATATTGGGAGTAAGTACAGATAGTGAATTCTCTCACAAGTCTTGGATTACGGCAGACGAAGAAAAAGGAGGAATCGGATACCTACAATTCCCTCTTGCAGCAGATACTACACATGAAGTATCCAAAGACTATGGTGTATTTATCGAAGAAACAGGAGCAGCGTTGAGAGGATTGTTCATCATTAATCCGGAAGGGGAGTTGAAATATCAAGTAGTGCATGATTTGAACGTAGGTCGTTCCGTAAATGAAACACTTCGTGTACTTCAAGCGCTACAAGCCGGAGGAATGTGTCCTATGGATTGGGAACCGGGAGATGATATGCTATAA
- a CDS encoding YvrJ family protein, giving the protein MEEWITSVSNYGFPIVVSIYLLIRLETKLDYLTESIHELTIELKKD; this is encoded by the coding sequence ATGGAAGAGTGGATTACAAGTGTATCTAATTATGGTTTTCCTATTGTAGTGAGTATCTACCTATTGATTCGACTGGAGACAAAATTGGACTATCTGACAGAAAGTATTCATGAATTGACAATAGAATTGAAGAAAGACTGA
- a CDS encoding DUF2922 domain-containing protein → MTETLSLEFKKDNGKKFTMALPYAKKPVEQADVKTLVQHILTEGVFVFADGSKLVNLEKVVLVTKNEEEVEVSM, encoded by the coding sequence ATGACAGAAACATTATCATTAGAATTTAAGAAAGATAATGGAAAGAAATTCACAATGGCATTGCCGTATGCTAAAAAACCGGTAGAACAAGCAGATGTCAAAACATTGGTACAACATATTTTGACAGAGGGAGTATTCGTGTTTGCAGACGGTTCTAAGTTGGTGAATTTGGAGAAGGTGGTTCTTGTAACAAAGAACGAAGAAGAAGTGGAAGTATCCATGTAA
- a CDS encoding homoserine dehydrogenase: MKQIKIGLLGFGTVGTGVSKLIEQQNEELQQRLQAELVIEKVLVRDASKKRDCSLAQEVFTTDVNEVISHPEIDIVVEVMGGVEHTKEYVKQALKHHKHVVTANKDMLSLHLKELSEIAEQNKVGLLFEASVGGAIPVIHSMTSTMSGDKITEIMGIMNGTTNYMLTKMTEEGLGFDEVLKEAQELGYAEADPTSDVDGLDAGRKIAVLASLGFHTEVTFDQVYIQGIRNISPKDIEYAKQWGYRIKLVGIAKDNNGVEVRVHPMMLKEKNLLSQVNDSFNAICLKGAGFGDSLLYGRGAGELPTGSAVLGDVMEIADSIVRNSPMKSLVSLYRDEKIVAMDAIVSKAFLRLQKSDDCKDWSKLEAVCKESGVSVLKQLEEKDEWVLAVESKEKDRNHALEVLKQQKLIAGCNSMIRMEGE; the protein is encoded by the coding sequence ATGAAACAGATTAAAATTGGATTGCTGGGATTTGGAACAGTCGGAACCGGTGTTTCAAAATTGATAGAACAGCAGAATGAAGAATTACAACAGAGGTTACAGGCGGAGCTTGTGATAGAGAAAGTTTTGGTTCGAGATGCTTCTAAAAAAAGAGACTGTTCTCTTGCACAGGAAGTTTTTACAACAGATGTGAATGAAGTGATATCTCATCCTGAGATTGATATCGTAGTAGAAGTGATGGGTGGAGTCGAACATACCAAAGAGTATGTGAAACAAGCACTCAAACATCATAAACATGTAGTAACGGCGAATAAGGACATGTTATCTCTTCATCTTAAGGAGTTGTCCGAGATTGCTGAGCAAAACAAAGTAGGATTGTTGTTTGAGGCGAGTGTCGGCGGTGCAATTCCTGTGATTCATTCGATGACATCTACCATGTCGGGAGATAAGATTACAGAGATTATGGGAATTATGAACGGTACAACGAACTATATGTTGACAAAGATGACAGAAGAAGGATTGGGATTTGATGAGGTGTTAAAAGAGGCACAAGAACTTGGATATGCAGAGGCAGATCCTACATCCGATGTGGATGGATTGGACGCAGGTCGAAAGATTGCTGTTTTGGCAAGCTTGGGATTTCATACAGAGGTTACGTTTGATCAAGTGTATATACAAGGAATTCGAAACATCAGTCCGAAAGACATTGAATATGCGAAACAATGGGGGTATCGTATCAAATTGGTCGGCATTGCCAAGGATAATAACGGGGTTGAAGTTAGAGTTCATCCTATGATGTTGAAGGAAAAGAATCTTCTTTCACAAGTGAATGATTCGTTTAATGCGATTTGCTTGAAAGGAGCAGGATTTGGAGATTCCCTTCTATATGGTAGAGGCGCAGGAGAACTGCCAACCGGAAGTGCAGTGCTTGGAGATGTGATGGAGATAGCAGACAGCATTGTGAGAAATTCCCCAATGAAGTCTCTTGTATCGTTGTATCGTGATGAGAAGATTGTAGCGATGGATGCTATTGTTAGCAAAGCATTCTTACGATTACAAAAATCGGATGATTGTAAGGATTGGAGTAAGTTAGAAGCAGTGTGTAAAGAATCCGGTGTTTCTGTCTTGAAACAGTTGGAAGAAAAAGATGAGTGGGTTTTGGCAGTAGAGTCAAAAGAGAAAGATAGAAATCATGCTTTAGAAGTGCTAAAACAACAAAAATTGATTGCAGGATGTAATAGTATGATAAGAATGGAAGGAGAATAA